In the Methanoculleus sp. SDB genome, one interval contains:
- a CDS encoding nucleotidyl transferase, translated as MSRKAVILAGGEGSRLRPLTFSRPKAMIPLANTPIIEHVIRALVENGIRDITVVVGYRKEQVIRHLNTLDLPISFAVQERQLGAAHALGCVANEIDEPFILLPGDNYIDAESIARIKNETASVLIKEHPYPSNFGVVAVKDGFVWGIVEKPEYAPRFTVSTGIYTLTPEIFEYQNGVEIPEMVAEMIADGARFKAVMAREWHDAIYPWDLLTINPRIMRQVTPVRGGTLSMGVTIRGAVHIGDGTVIGPGSTIIGPVIIGEDCEIGPNVVIMPNTSIGARVRIDPFTFVENAIIMNDSMIGSHSRCVDAVIGEGVLLADHSSVQTGHYVAEADGKLIGGKFGGIFGDRVISAPFTVFNHCLVGNSVTIEEGRVIRDVIPDHAVVK; from the coding sequence ATGAGCAGAAAAGCAGTCATTCTCGCCGGCGGGGAAGGAAGCAGGCTCAGGCCTCTGACTTTCAGCCGTCCGAAGGCAATGATCCCCCTCGCAAACACACCCATTATCGAGCATGTCATCAGGGCGCTCGTTGAAAACGGCATCCGGGATATCACCGTCGTTGTCGGGTACAGGAAAGAACAGGTGATCCGGCATCTGAACACTCTGGATCTGCCGATCTCGTTTGCGGTGCAGGAGCGGCAGCTCGGTGCGGCCCACGCACTCGGCTGCGTGGCGAACGAGATCGACGAGCCGTTCATTCTGCTGCCGGGCGATAACTATATCGATGCCGAGTCAATCGCGAGGATAAAGAATGAAACTGCGTCGGTGCTGATTAAGGAGCACCCGTACCCCTCGAATTTCGGCGTCGTGGCCGTCAAGGACGGATTTGTCTGGGGCATCGTCGAAAAGCCCGAGTATGCGCCCCGTTTTACCGTCAGCACCGGGATTTACACCCTCACTCCGGAGATATTCGAATACCAGAACGGCGTTGAAATCCCCGAAATGGTCGCGGAAATGATCGCGGACGGTGCCCGTTTCAAGGCGGTGATGGCACGCGAATGGCATGATGCCATCTACCCGTGGGACCTGCTCACGATCAATCCCCGCATCATGCGGCAGGTCACTCCCGTCCGTGGCGGAACGCTCAGCATGGGTGTCACCATCAGGGGTGCCGTGCATATTGGCGACGGGACGGTCATCGGGCCGGGCTCGACGATCATCGGCCCGGTCATCATCGGTGAAGACTGCGAGATCGGCCCGAATGTTGTGATCATGCCCAATACAAGCATCGGTGCCCGCGTGCGTATCGATCCGTTTACCTTCGTTGAAAATGCCATTATCATGAACGACTCCATGATCGGATCGCATTCCCGGTGCGTGGATGCGGTCATCGGCGAAGGAGTGCTGCTTGCGGACCACAGCTCCGTGCAGACAGGGCATTACGTCGCCGAGGCGGACGGCAAATTGATCGGAGGGAAATTCGGAGGTATTTTTGGAGACCGTGTCATTTCAGCGCCTTTCACCGTATTCAACCACTGCCTCGTCGGCAACTCCGTGACGATCGAAGAGGGAAGAGTGATCCGGGACGTAATCCCCGACCACGCGGTGGTGAAGTAG